A window of the Desulforapulum autotrophicum HRM2 genome harbors these coding sequences:
- a CDS encoding IS110 family RNA-guided transposase, which yields MTKRSNSTLIQIVHPICCGLDVHKDKISACLITLNNAGGEHHEIREFSTFTHDLQEMKKWLLDNNCPIIAMESTGVYWHPVYNTIEDKIEVVLVNARHIKNVPGRKTDICDSKWLAGLLRHGLVRGSFIPPGNVREWRELSRLRKTYTESLADYKRRVHKLFITANIKIDSIVSDLFGLTGTNLINLLCNNSELSLEKVQECTKGGLKKKTQELHKSLNGYFKDHHRFQLVEMMEIINIFKKMIEQVNTRLESLTREHKDLLERLDEIPGVDKKSAQSIIGEVGVTLNEFKTMSAFVSWAGLCPGNNESAGKRKSGRNAVRNHPFKTILVQVAWAAIKKKGSYYKAKYYKLKSRRGARKAIVAIAHRIAKAIYSIIKNADTYKDLGEEYLSKPNKQRVLKNLAKKADELGMKLVPCGN from the coding sequence ATGACCAAGAGATCAAATAGCACATTAATCCAAATCGTTCACCCTATTTGTTGTGGTTTGGATGTTCATAAAGACAAAATTTCAGCTTGTTTAATCACTTTGAATAATGCAGGAGGTGAGCACCATGAGATTCGAGAGTTTTCAACATTCACTCACGATCTGCAAGAAATGAAAAAATGGCTGCTTGATAATAATTGCCCAATTATAGCAATGGAAAGTACCGGGGTATACTGGCATCCGGTTTATAATACCATTGAAGATAAAATTGAAGTCGTTTTGGTGAATGCCAGACATATTAAAAACGTTCCTGGCCGAAAAACTGATATCTGTGACAGCAAGTGGCTTGCCGGACTGCTTCGACACGGTTTAGTAAGAGGTAGTTTCATCCCTCCGGGGAATGTCCGGGAATGGCGAGAATTAAGCCGATTGAGAAAAACATACACCGAATCCCTTGCCGATTATAAAAGACGTGTTCACAAGCTGTTCATTACTGCAAATATAAAAATTGATTCAATAGTTTCGGATTTGTTTGGTTTGACAGGCACGAACCTGATCAATTTATTATGCAATAATAGTGAACTAAGCTTGGAAAAGGTCCAGGAGTGCACCAAAGGCGGCCTTAAGAAAAAAACGCAGGAACTGCATAAAAGCCTTAATGGATATTTCAAAGATCACCATCGTTTTCAACTTGTTGAGATGATGGAAATTATCAATATTTTTAAAAAAATGATTGAACAAGTTAATACTCGATTGGAATCTCTTACACGTGAGCACAAAGATTTATTGGAGCGTTTAGACGAAATTCCAGGTGTTGATAAAAAATCGGCACAATCCATTATAGGAGAAGTCGGGGTTACGCTAAATGAATTCAAAACTATGTCAGCATTTGTTTCATGGGCAGGCCTGTGCCCCGGGAATAATGAAAGTGCAGGAAAACGGAAAAGTGGCAGAAATGCAGTTAGAAATCATCCATTCAAAACGATTTTAGTCCAGGTTGCATGGGCAGCAATCAAGAAAAAAGGCTCTTATTACAAGGCCAAATATTACAAACTGAAATCCAGGAGAGGTGCCAGAAAGGCCATTGTTGCTATAGCCCATAGAATTGCAAAAGCCATTTACAGCATCATTAAAAATGCAGACACGTATAAAGATCTTGGCGAAGAGTACCTGAGCAAGCCCAACAAGCAAAGAGTATTAAAAAATTTAGCAAAAAAGGCTGATGAATTAGGCATGAAACTTGTGCCTTGTGGAAATTAA
- a CDS encoding LbetaH domain-containing protein: MKKLVILGITNHIVVKLVEAINRHTPTYQLIGFITKEFDNDPPILGHPVIGGYEAIPALLEQHADLVFFNHINSPLADVKEAEVFLAQHDCTIVSLIHPDIDLGHVTIGENCLLSEGAAVGSKVTIGRHFTCRLHSTISHDVTIGDYVYVSPGVTVCGCTTLKNCADLGAGCTILPRLTIGENSIVGAGAVVTKDVPDNVTVVGVPAKIIKHHTP, encoded by the coding sequence ATGAAAAAACTCGTTATTTTAGGTATCACAAATCATATTGTTGTTAAACTCGTCGAGGCAATCAACAGACACACCCCCACCTATCAACTCATCGGGTTTATCACCAAAGAATTTGATAACGATCCGCCCATACTGGGGCACCCTGTTATAGGTGGGTATGAAGCCATCCCGGCCCTGCTCGAGCAACATGCAGACCTTGTCTTTTTCAATCACATCAATTCGCCGCTCGCTGATGTAAAAGAAGCAGAAGTCTTCCTGGCCCAACACGACTGCACAATTGTTTCGCTCATCCATCCCGACATTGACCTGGGCCATGTGACAATTGGCGAAAACTGCCTTCTGTCAGAAGGAGCTGCTGTTGGATCCAAAGTGACCATTGGCCGGCACTTCACCTGCCGTCTTCATTCCACCATCAGTCATGATGTGACCATTGGAGATTACGTTTACGTCAGCCCGGGTGTCACGGTGTGTGGATGTACCACATTGAAAAACTGTGCTGACCTTGGAGCTGGTTGTACCATCCTGCCCAGGCTCACCATTGGCGAAAACAGTATTGTCGGTGCCGGGGCTGTGGTGACCAAAGATGTCCCGGACAACGTGACCGTGGTGGGTGTGCCCGCAAAGATCATCAAACATCACACCCCATAA
- the asnB gene encoding asparagine synthase (glutamine-hydrolyzing), with protein sequence MCGIVGILNRNNQPVDFHILQRMSDKQRHRGPDDQSLVGFSFAKKDTIRLNHKEKSHKRSGFHGGLGFNRLSILDLSMNGRQPMISNNRQVIIAYNGEAYNAFTFKKFLVEKGICFKSSTDTEILLYLYQEYGIKKLLELINGMFALCIVDLMIGKIFLARDHAGIKPLYWYTNGNTILFASEIKAFYKHPDFIAELNNEHVDEYAILGYTAHDRTLLKNVYQIPPAHFMTFSMTDQKITRYWEPDLSVKETGNLYADPDELESILKKAVSSQLISDVEVGCQLSGGIDSSLITTFARPYFPGGMNTFSVIPENSDFSEEDYIDQVIEKTESNAHKIEITPQYWVENICSATYHIDVPLSFPHALGIKKMAERAKDYVKVLLSGEGSDELMGGYREFYRHAYRQCYPGRIRLMSKIPFRGKRYRKYFLPHMSKNEYFIRIRSSHFNHAHSVKNDINDSVFFTNQQNLIPDNPDSLKNIRVYDMRGRLAHLLSMQDRMTMAYSIENRVPFLDKNVIDYVFSKPSEYFLQASNNPKEYKAPFRHTKMLLKKIAAKYYNSQFAYRNKIGFNQPIYDYMIFPQMKEMINDIILPGIRNRGVFNYDLISKTYKKMEKKSYRKHSRWLWSFFAFELWAQIFIDRKLSP encoded by the coding sequence ATGTGCGGTATTGTTGGTATTTTGAACAGAAATAATCAACCGGTTGATTTTCATATTTTGCAACGAATGTCCGATAAACAGCGGCACAGAGGTCCGGATGACCAGAGCCTTGTTGGATTTTCTTTTGCAAAAAAAGACACCATCCGGTTGAATCATAAAGAGAAATCGCATAAAAGATCAGGCTTCCATGGCGGACTTGGGTTTAACAGGCTTTCGATTCTGGATCTGTCAATGAATGGCCGTCAACCTATGATTTCGAATAACCGCCAAGTGATCATTGCCTATAATGGAGAGGCGTATAATGCATTTACATTTAAGAAATTTCTTGTCGAAAAAGGAATCTGCTTTAAGAGTTCAACAGACACAGAGATTCTTCTGTATCTCTATCAAGAGTACGGTATAAAAAAATTACTGGAATTGATCAACGGGATGTTTGCACTTTGTATTGTCGATTTGATGATTGGAAAAATTTTTCTTGCCCGTGATCATGCCGGGATCAAACCCTTATATTGGTACACTAACGGCAATACAATTCTTTTTGCATCTGAGATTAAAGCCTTTTACAAACATCCTGACTTTATTGCTGAGCTCAACAATGAACATGTTGATGAATATGCGATATTGGGCTACACTGCCCATGATCGAACACTTTTAAAGAACGTGTACCAAATTCCGCCAGCCCATTTCATGACATTCAGCATGACGGACCAAAAGATTACCCGGTACTGGGAACCAGATCTTTCCGTGAAAGAAACAGGTAATCTGTATGCTGACCCCGACGAGCTTGAGTCTATATTGAAAAAAGCGGTGTCGTCACAGCTCATAAGCGATGTTGAAGTGGGGTGTCAGTTATCTGGTGGAATCGATTCTTCCCTGATTACAACCTTTGCCCGCCCCTATTTTCCGGGTGGAATGAATACCTTTTCCGTAATTCCTGAAAACAGTGATTTCTCAGAAGAAGACTATATTGATCAGGTGATCGAAAAGACAGAATCCAATGCCCATAAAATAGAAATAACGCCACAGTATTGGGTAGAGAATATTTGCAGCGCGACCTATCACATAGATGTGCCGCTGAGTTTTCCTCACGCACTGGGCATAAAAAAAATGGCCGAAAGAGCGAAAGACTATGTAAAAGTGCTGTTAAGTGGTGAAGGGTCTGATGAGTTGATGGGCGGTTACCGTGAATTTTACAGACATGCCTATCGGCAGTGCTATCCAGGAAGGATTCGCCTGATGTCTAAAATACCATTCAGAGGGAAAAGATATCGCAAATATTTTCTCCCGCATATGAGTAAAAATGAATATTTCATCCGTATTCGGAGTAGTCATTTTAACCATGCCCACTCAGTAAAAAACGACATCAACGACTCGGTTTTCTTTACAAACCAACAAAATTTGATTCCGGACAACCCGGATTCTCTAAAAAATATCAGGGTCTATGATATGAGAGGCAGACTGGCACATTTACTTTCAATGCAGGATCGAATGACAATGGCATACTCAATTGAAAACCGGGTGCCATTTCTCGATAAAAATGTTATCGATTACGTATTTTCAAAACCATCTGAATATTTCCTGCAGGCCAGCAATAATCCCAAAGAATACAAAGCACCCTTCCGGCATACTAAAATGCTGCTTAAAAAAATTGCCGCCAAATACTATAATTCGCAATTTGCATATCGAAATAAAATAGGATTTAATCAGCCCATTTACGATTATATGATATTTCCACAGATGAAAGAGATGATAAATGACATAATTTTGCCCGGGATTCGAAACAGGGGCGTTTTTAACTATGATCTGATATCGAAAACCTATAAAAAAATGGAAAAAAAGTCTTACCGAAAGCACAGCAGATGGCTCTGGTCATTTTTTGCTTTTGAATTATGGGCTCAGATATTCATTGACAGGAAATTAAGTCCCTGA
- a CDS encoding mandelate racemase/muconate lactonizing enzyme family protein has protein sequence MTTISQIELYHVRIPLKKTFYPSWIPGYPSTDNRFDLICITTRSGVKGYSAGPAISNERRGLGDLIAPYLMGVDVFDMDLLVQRLREVAYLGVRANWIEPAFWDIQGKIKDKTVYELFGCKTETVELYASTGEVKTPEKCIEEAEQRYEEGFRTIKLRVHDFDPKEDVRQVEAVAKTLGNKIKIGVDANQGWRVTIIKDAPLWDLDRAKYFADACYDLGVAWIEEPLPMDDYGELSRLTQYSRVPISGGEIQTNGYPELRMMIERKCYDIFQPDSIMTGGIRQTLDVAACCREHGLGFSPHTWTNGIGFAVNLQVLLASGFSRKKPLEYPLNPPSWTEEKRDGLLKKPFVHDHGFIRPSVLPGLGFDIDPTALERFGHRFFHMNQRKLFFHVIKDKGAMTALKLQYNKSKHGPSAGKKQDLETFAQDKSARLNAPQKHKE, from the coding sequence ATGACCACGATAAGCCAGATAGAACTGTACCATGTGCGCATCCCGTTGAAAAAAACTTTCTATCCAAGCTGGATACCGGGCTACCCTTCAACGGACAATCGTTTTGACCTGATCTGCATTACCACCAGGAGTGGCGTTAAAGGGTATTCTGCAGGCCCGGCCATCTCAAACGAAAGAAGGGGACTTGGGGACCTGATTGCCCCCTACCTCATGGGTGTGGATGTTTTTGACATGGATCTACTCGTCCAGCGACTCAGGGAAGTCGCCTACCTGGGGGTTCGGGCAAACTGGATCGAACCTGCATTCTGGGACATCCAGGGAAAAATAAAGGACAAGACCGTTTATGAGCTTTTTGGCTGTAAGACCGAAACCGTTGAGCTCTATGCCTCAACAGGGGAGGTCAAAACGCCTGAAAAATGCATTGAAGAGGCGGAACAACGGTATGAAGAGGGATTCAGGACCATAAAACTACGGGTCCATGATTTTGATCCAAAAGAGGATGTCAGGCAGGTTGAAGCCGTTGCAAAAACCCTTGGCAATAAAATAAAAATCGGTGTGGATGCCAACCAGGGCTGGCGGGTTACGATCATTAAAGACGCTCCGTTGTGGGATCTTGACAGGGCAAAGTATTTCGCAGACGCCTGCTATGACTTAGGGGTTGCATGGATTGAAGAACCCCTTCCCATGGACGATTATGGGGAGTTAAGCCGCTTGACACAATACAGCCGGGTGCCCATCAGCGGCGGAGAGATCCAGACCAATGGATACCCTGAGTTGCGGATGATGATCGAACGAAAATGCTACGATATTTTCCAGCCCGACAGCATCATGACTGGTGGAATCCGACAGACCTTGGATGTTGCCGCCTGCTGCAGGGAACATGGCCTTGGCTTTTCCCCCCATACCTGGACAAATGGTATCGGTTTTGCCGTGAATCTCCAGGTACTTCTGGCAAGCGGTTTCAGTAGAAAAAAGCCCCTTGAATACCCCTTGAATCCACCATCATGGACCGAGGAAAAACGGGACGGATTGTTAAAAAAACCCTTTGTCCACGACCATGGATTCATACGGCCATCTGTGCTTCCCGGGCTTGGGTTTGATATTGATCCCACTGCCCTTGAGCGGTTTGGACATCGTTTTTTTCATATGAACCAGCGTAAATTATTTTTCCATGTGATCAAGGACAAGGGAGCCATGACGGCCCTGAAGCTCCAGTACAATAAAAGCAAACATGGACCCTCTGCTGGTAAAAAGCAAGACCTGGAAACCTTTGCCCAGGATAAATCGGCGCGGTTGAATGCACCACAAAAACACAAAGAGTGA
- a CDS encoding bifunctional aminoglycoside phosphotransferase/ATP-binding protein, with translation MDTNHQQNLFKAMENPRFYPHPTGPVTIEETHISRVFLTGDFVYKVKKSLDLGFLDFSTLEKRHFFCEKEVSLNRRLTRDIYLGVVPITLDHGRYSLGKTGSIVEYAVKMRQLDESWSLQQRIKTQTQKNSADIRSDVIALGEKLGQFYLTAPTGKGDDMGDDGWKNIFHACNENFNQTQGFTKNLLDEKTWKMVRDETLAFLKARKPCFMARLKSGKVKDCHGDLRCGHIYFTDRNIQIIDCIEFNDSLRHIDIINDLAFLLMDLDFCDQQVLGDLLLDRYLEQTGDLQAFMLLDFYKCYRAFVRCKVNAIFLASTQPTPGEKEKKKSEALKYLDLARDYALRFSHPGIFVIHGLPATGKSTMAKALGCALEVEPIRSDIVRKQMFGISPHDVGARQFKEKIYTPSASDLTYERLIDLAQQKLEAGTSVILDATFSMEQYRKNLVHLAKRKGISPVFIECRTHDDIIKKRLLEREHSSSVSDARIDHFKPLKNAYQPLTSNNDVRQITIDTTAGPDQCIRELLIKAFGKEQRK, from the coding sequence ATGGACACAAACCATCAACAGAACCTGTTTAAAGCCATGGAAAATCCCAGGTTTTATCCCCACCCGACAGGCCCGGTAACGATCGAGGAAACTCACATCTCCCGGGTATTTTTAACCGGCGATTTTGTATACAAAGTCAAAAAGAGCTTGGACCTGGGATTTCTTGATTTCTCGACCCTGGAAAAACGCCATTTTTTCTGTGAAAAAGAGGTGAGCTTAAACCGCAGGCTGACCCGTGATATCTATCTGGGGGTGGTTCCCATCACCCTTGACCATGGGCGTTACAGCCTTGGAAAAACAGGGAGCATCGTTGAATATGCCGTTAAAATGCGTCAACTGGATGAGTCCTGGTCATTGCAACAGAGAATAAAAACCCAGACACAGAAAAATTCAGCCGATATCAGATCAGATGTGATCGCCCTTGGCGAAAAACTTGGGCAATTTTATCTTACAGCCCCCACGGGAAAAGGCGATGACATGGGGGATGACGGGTGGAAAAACATTTTCCATGCCTGCAACGAAAACTTCAACCAGACCCAGGGCTTTACAAAAAACCTGCTGGATGAAAAAACCTGGAAAATGGTCAGGGATGAAACACTTGCCTTCCTGAAGGCTCGCAAACCCTGTTTCATGGCCCGGCTCAAATCAGGCAAGGTCAAAGATTGCCACGGGGATCTGCGCTGCGGACACATTTACTTCACCGACAGGAACATTCAAATTATTGACTGCATTGAATTCAACGACAGCCTGCGCCACATCGACATTATCAACGACCTTGCCTTTTTACTGATGGACCTTGACTTTTGTGACCAACAAGTCCTTGGAGATCTTCTCTTAGACCGTTATCTTGAGCAAACAGGGGATCTTCAGGCATTTATGCTCCTTGATTTTTACAAGTGTTACCGGGCCTTTGTGCGGTGCAAGGTAAACGCCATTTTCCTTGCATCCACACAGCCGACCCCCGGGGAAAAGGAAAAAAAGAAATCAGAGGCCCTCAAATATCTTGATCTTGCCCGGGACTATGCCCTGAGGTTTTCACATCCTGGGATATTTGTTATCCACGGTCTGCCGGCCACGGGCAAAAGTACCATGGCAAAAGCCCTGGGGTGCGCCCTTGAAGTTGAACCCATACGGTCGGATATTGTGCGCAAACAGATGTTTGGCATTTCACCCCATGACGTTGGCGCCAGACAATTTAAGGAAAAAATTTACACCCCGTCGGCAAGCGACCTGACCTATGAACGACTCATTGATCTTGCGCAGCAAAAGTTAGAAGCGGGCACTTCGGTAATTCTCGATGCAACCTTCAGCATGGAGCAATACCGGAAAAACCTTGTCCATCTTGCAAAGAGAAAGGGAATATCCCCGGTATTCATTGAGTGCCGCACCCATGACGACATCATAAAAAAACGGCTGTTGGAACGGGAGCATTCTTCGTCTGTCTCAGATGCCAGGATCGACCATTTTAAACCGTTGAAAAATGCGTATCAACCCCTTACCAGCAATAATGATGTCAGACAGATCACCATTGACACCACCGCTGGCCCTGATCAATGTATCCGAGAATTATTGATCAAAGCCTTTGGCAAAGAACAGAGAAAATAA
- a CDS encoding SLC13 family permease encodes MEIILVSLILVVTLALLISEKLSVDKTAIGIMVVLALTRILTPREAVAGLANPAVVTVGAMFLLSRGLIRTGAIGFVTTLVLKLSKGNRTHAHILILLTVAIASAFINNTPVVVLFIPIVMGLSCEYDFSPSKLLIPLSYVSILAGTCTLIGTSTNIIVSDLSAAQGFEPLTMFELGTIGLPIAILGMIFLFFVSPKLLPGRTAPVCELNQGEEKRYLAELMVPAESDLIGNRTIVEYADENLGLNVIELFRNNRIVDPSRTSITLRQGDILLVKASAEALVSCLKNQILALAHGEEDITFGGELKEDLIVELVVPPLSAILGDRLVSSELQNDPDIRVLALRSRRSHYSEQKMQKVKLKIGDILLVRCPRHKVANLRTSPDFIMIEDIHHAMIDREKAGIAISIFAGVVLCATFGLADIMVCALTGVFLMTLTRCFTLKDAYRSLEAEVLLLIVGTLALGLAMQKTGATQLYADSFLGLFTGMSPHSVLVGIIILSSVCTHILSNNATAVLLLPIAVSTAVSLGVNPKPFIIGICFGASACFATPIGYQTNLLVYGPGGYRFSDYLKLGLPLNLLVMVCASILIPMVWPL; translated from the coding sequence ATGGAAATCATTCTGGTTTCGCTCATCCTTGTGGTCACCCTGGCCCTGTTGATATCTGAAAAGCTGTCCGTTGACAAAACCGCCATCGGCATCATGGTGGTTCTTGCCCTGACAAGGATACTGACACCCAGGGAGGCCGTGGCAGGCCTTGCAAACCCTGCCGTGGTAACTGTGGGTGCCATGTTTCTTCTAAGCCGGGGGCTGATTCGAACCGGGGCCATCGGGTTTGTAACCACCCTGGTTCTCAAGCTTTCAAAGGGAAACAGAACCCACGCCCATATCCTTATACTTTTAACCGTTGCCATAGCCTCTGCCTTTATCAACAATACCCCGGTTGTTGTGCTGTTTATCCCCATTGTCATGGGGTTGAGTTGCGAGTATGATTTTTCCCCATCAAAGCTGCTCATCCCCCTCTCCTATGTGTCAATCCTTGCAGGAACCTGCACCCTGATCGGAACCTCCACAAATATTATTGTGAGCGATCTTTCAGCGGCCCAGGGATTTGAACCCCTTACCATGTTTGAGCTGGGAACCATTGGGCTGCCCATTGCCATTCTGGGCATGATTTTCCTGTTTTTTGTCTCTCCAAAACTATTGCCCGGCCGAACCGCGCCCGTGTGTGAACTCAACCAGGGCGAAGAAAAAAGATACCTGGCAGAGCTCATGGTTCCTGCCGAAAGTGACCTCATCGGCAATCGAACCATTGTTGAATACGCCGACGAGAATCTGGGATTGAACGTGATTGAGCTTTTTCGCAACAATCGAATCGTTGATCCGTCAAGGACATCCATAACTCTCAGGCAAGGGGATATTCTTCTGGTCAAAGCCTCGGCTGAAGCCCTGGTGTCGTGTCTGAAAAATCAAATTCTCGCCCTTGCCCATGGCGAAGAAGATATCACCTTTGGCGGTGAACTCAAGGAGGATCTGATTGTTGAACTGGTTGTGCCGCCCTTGTCAGCCATTCTGGGAGATCGCCTGGTCTCATCTGAACTTCAAAACGATCCAGACATTCGAGTGCTTGCCCTTAGAAGCCGCCGCAGCCACTATTCTGAACAGAAAATGCAAAAGGTGAAACTTAAAATCGGCGACATTCTCCTGGTGCGTTGTCCAAGACACAAGGTGGCAAATCTTCGAACCAGCCCGGATTTCATCATGATCGAAGATATTCACCATGCCATGATTGACAGGGAAAAGGCGGGCATTGCCATCAGCATATTCGCAGGTGTTGTGCTCTGCGCAACCTTTGGGCTGGCAGACATCATGGTCTGTGCCCTGACTGGTGTGTTTCTAATGACCCTCACCCGTTGCTTTACACTCAAAGACGCCTACCGATCCCTTGAAGCCGAGGTGCTGCTTTTAATCGTGGGCACCCTTGCCCTTGGCCTTGCCATGCAGAAAACAGGGGCAACCCAGTTGTATGCGGATTCCTTCCTGGGACTGTTCACGGGAATGAGCCCCCACTCGGTGCTCGTCGGTATTATCATCCTCTCCAGCGTCTGTACCCATATTTTAAGCAACAATGCCACGGCTGTTCTGTTGCTGCCCATTGCCGTGTCCACGGCTGTCTCCCTTGGCGTAAATCCCAAACCATTCATCATTGGCATCTGTTTTGGCGCAAGCGCCTGCTTTGCCACGCCCATCGGGTATCAGACCAATCTTCTGGTGTATGGCCCAGGCGGATACCGGTTTTCCGACTATCTGAAACTGGGCTTGCCGTTAAATCTTCTGGTCATGGTCTGTGCCTCTATCCTGATTCCCATGGTCTGGCCCCTGTGA
- a CDS encoding mechanosensitive ion channel family protein encodes MEAILQKVWELTTIYGIKAIVALLILFFGRIIAKLLTNVVKRIMGRSKIDPTIINFTGSLTYIALLVFVIIAALGQLGIQTTSFIAVVGAAGLAIGLALQGSLSNFAAGFLMIIFRPFTIGDFIEGGGVAGTVEEISIFTTILKTPDNKTVIIPNAKLTEGNIVNWTVKGTRRVDLVMGIGYDDDIDKAKQIMADVLAQEDRILKDPAPQIALTELADSSVNFVVRPWVNAADYWNVYCALTENIKKAFDANGISIPYPQRDVHLYEHK; translated from the coding sequence ATGGAAGCAATCCTGCAAAAGGTATGGGAACTTACAACCATTTATGGAATCAAGGCCATCGTTGCACTGCTGATTCTATTTTTTGGACGGATTATTGCGAAACTACTCACAAACGTTGTTAAACGTATCATGGGCCGAAGTAAAATTGATCCCACCATCATCAACTTCACAGGAAGCCTCACCTATATTGCCCTGCTGGTCTTTGTCATTATTGCAGCTCTGGGGCAACTCGGCATCCAGACAACTTCATTCATAGCCGTAGTTGGTGCCGCAGGTCTTGCCATCGGCCTTGCCCTCCAGGGATCGCTGTCTAATTTTGCAGCAGGTTTTTTGATGATCATCTTTCGTCCGTTCACCATTGGCGATTTCATCGAAGGCGGCGGTGTTGCCGGAACGGTTGAGGAAATATCCATTTTCACCACCATCCTGAAAACCCCGGACAATAAAACCGTTATCATTCCAAACGCCAAGCTCACCGAGGGCAATATCGTAAACTGGACGGTCAAGGGAACCCGCAGGGTGGACCTGGTCATGGGAATCGGCTATGACGATGACATTGACAAGGCCAAACAGATCATGGCGGATGTTCTGGCCCAGGAAGATCGTATATTAAAAGATCCAGCTCCCCAGATCGCCCTGACCGAACTTGCCGACAGCAGTGTCAATTTTGTGGTCAGGCCCTGGGTAAACGCTGCAGACTACTGGAATGTCTACTGTGCCCTGACGGAAAACATCAAAAAGGCCTTTGATGCCAATGGCATCAGCATCCCATATCCCCAAAGGGATGTTCATTTGTACGAGCATAAATAA
- a CDS encoding YajD family HNH nuclease has translation MALNKNTRTYANVTQANKLQQERENTYRERALKLFPWICAHCGREFEGKRLRELTVHHKDHNHDNNPPDGSNWELLCIYCHDNEHSRGEVADAYDTVTAGDTSDSENDFVDNPFAGLSDRLKPKV, from the coding sequence ATGGCCTTAAATAAAAATACGAGGACCTATGCGAACGTTACACAGGCAAACAAACTCCAGCAGGAGCGGGAGAATACATATCGAGAGCGGGCACTCAAACTTTTTCCCTGGATCTGCGCCCATTGCGGCCGGGAATTTGAGGGCAAGCGACTGCGGGAACTGACCGTTCACCACAAGGACCATAATCATGACAACAACCCTCCTGACGGCAGTAACTGGGAGTTGTTGTGCATTTACTGCCATGACAATGAACACTCCCGGGGGGAGGTGGCAGATGCCTATGATACCGTAACGGCCGGCGATACATCGGATTCAGAGAATGATTTTGTTGATAATCCCTTTGCCGGACTTTCCGATCGCCTGAAACCTAAAGTTTAG